The following are encoded in a window of Octopus sinensis linkage group LG23, ASM634580v1, whole genome shotgun sequence genomic DNA:
- the LOC115223643 gene encoding collagen alpha-6(VI) chain-like, which produces MFTAENGDRAGVPNIIFLITDGVSNVNALQTIPEAEAIRAENIHIYAIGIGLAETTELDKIASSPASANSFTVEDFNELQGLKHTIFESYCPVKSTETIVDRKPPGRCNTAESDIVFVLDSSTSVTDANFKKILAFMKDFLSDASIDSGNVRVGAVIYSTDVEVQFHLNRYSSKRDILDAVDNIAYVYGSTNTYGGLHTARTQMFTAENGDRAGVPNIIFLITDGVSNVNALQTIPEAEAIRAENIHIYAIGIGLAETTELDKIASSPASANSFTVEDFNELQGLKHTIFESYCPVKSTETIVDRKPPGRCNTAESDIVFVLDSSTSVTDANFKKILAFMKDFLSDASIDSGNVRVGAVIYSTDVEVQFHLNRYSSKRDILDAVDNIAYVYGSTNTYGGLHTARTQMFTAENGDRAGVPNIIFLITDGVSNVNALQTIPEAEAIRAENIHIYAIGIGLAETTELDKIASSPASANSFTVEDFNELQGLKHTIFESYCPVKSTETIVDRKPPGRCNTAESDIVFVLDSSTSVTDANFKKILAFMKDFLSDASIDSGNVRVGAVIYSTDVEVQFHLNRYSSKRDILDAVDNIAYVYGSTNTYGGLHTARTQMFTAENGDRAGVPNIIFLITDGVSNVNALQTIPEAEAIRAENIHIYAIGIGLAETTELDKIASSPASANSFTVEERFNELQGLKHTIFESYCPGTYISKNITPVIVLVEVVVVL; this is translated from the exons ATGTTCACTGCAGAAAATGGTGACAGAGCCGGTGTTCCTAACATCATTTTCCTCATAACTGATGGCGTTTCCAACGTCAATGCTTTGCAAACGATACCAGAAGCGGAGGCTATTCGTGCAGAAAACATCCATATTTACGCTATAGGTATAGGCCTTGCAGAAACTACAGAACTCGACAAAATTGCATCATCTCCAGCAAGCGCTAACAGTTTCactgtggaagattttaatgagcTTCAAGGCTTAAAACACACGATATTTGAATCTTACTGTCCCG TAAAGTCCACAGAAACGATTGTCGATCGAAAGCCACCCG GTCGTTGCAATACTGCTGAATCAGACATTGTGTTCGTTCTGGATTCTTCAACTAGCGTTACTGATGCAAACTtcaagaaaatattagctttcatGAAAGATTTTCTGTCGGATGCTAGTATTGACTCGGGTAATGTTCGAGTGGGGGCAGTGATTTATAGCACTGATGTAGAGGTGCAGTTTCATTTGAATCGCTACAGTTCCAAGCGTGATATCCTCGATGCTGTTGACAACATTGCCTATGTGTATGGAAGCACAAATACATATGGAGGTCTGCACACAGCCAGAACACAGATGTTCACTGCAGAAAATGGTGACAGAGCCGGTGTTCCTAACATCATTTTCCTCATAACTGATGGCGTTTCCAACGTCAATGCTTTGCAAACGATACCAGAAGCGGAGGCTATTCGTGCAGAAAACATCCATATTTACGCTATAGGTATAGGCCTTGCAGAAACTACAGAACTCGACAAAATTGCATCATCTCCAGCAAGCGCTAACAGTTTCactgtggaagattttaatgagcTTCAAGGCTTAAAACACACGATATTTGAATCTTACTGTCCCG TAAAGTCCACAGAAACGATTGTCGATCGAAAGCCACCCG GTCGTTGCAATACTGCTGAATCAGACATTGTGTTCGTTCTGGATTCTTCAACTAGCGTTACTGATGCAAACTtcaagaaaatattagctttcatGAAAGATTTTCTGTCGGATGCTAGTATTGACTCGGGTAATGTTCGAGTGGGGGCAGTGATTTATAGCACTGATGTAGAGGTGCAGTTTCATTTGAATCGCTACAGTTCCAAGCGTGATATCCTCGATGCTGTTGACAACATTGCCTATGTGTATGGAAGCACAAATACATATGGAGGTCTGCACACAGCCAGAACACAGATGTTCACTGCAGAAAATGGTGACAGAGCCGGTGTTCCTAACATCATTTTCCTCATAACTGATGGCGTTTCCAACGTCAATGCTTTGCAAACGATACCAGAAGCGGAGGCTATTCGTGCAGAAAACATCCATATTTACGCTATAGGTATAGGCCTTGCAGAAACTACAGAACTCGACAAAATTGCATCATCTCCAGCAAGCGCTAACAGTTTCactgtggaagattttaatgagcTTCAAGGCTTAAAACACACGATATTTGAATCTTACTGTCCCG TAAAGTCCACAGAAACGATTGTCGATCGAAAGCCACCCG GTCGTTGCAATACTGCTGAATCAGACATTGTGTTCGTTCTGGATTCTTCAACTAGCGTTACTGATGCAAACTtcaagaaaatattagctttcatGAAAGATTTTCTGTCGGATGCTAGTATTGACTCGGGTAATGTTCGAGTGGGGGCAGTGATTTATAGCACTGATGTAGAGGTGCAGTTTCATTTGAATCGCTACAGTTCCAAGCGTGATATCCTCGATGCTGTTGACAACATTGCCTATGTGTATGGAAGCACAAATACATATGGAGGTCTGCACACAGCCAGAACACAGATGTTCACTGCAGAAAATGGTGACAGAGCCGGTGTTCCTAACATCATTTTCCTCATAACTGATGGCGTTTCCAACGTCAATGCTTTGCAAACGATACCAGAAGCGGAGGCTATTCGTGCAGAAAACATCCATATTTACGCTATAGGTATAGGCCTTGCAGAAACTACAGAACTCGACAAAATTGCATCATCTCCAGCAAGCGCTAACAGTTTCACTGTGGAAGAAAGATTTAATGAGCTTCAAGGCTTAAAACACACGATATTTGAATCTTACTGTCCCGGTACGTATATCTCGAAGAATATTACACCTGTCATCGTCCTCGTCGAAGTTGTCGTCGTTCTTTGA